CACGCTTCATCTCTTGTGTGAGCCCCGGTCAATTCCTTGTCATTCCATCCTTATAGGCGTAGAGAATCTATCGTTGTCTCAGTTTTGCTATTGAAGGCTTTGGAGAAGTCGAAATAGGAGCACACTCATCTTCGAGTGTGCTTACTTGTAGACATGATAAGTGATACACCTAAGGTGCATTCTTCCTGATCCTCTCGTACTAAGACCTTTCGTACAAAAGTTCCTTACATTGTgcgtgtttttttttggagggGGTCGGTGAGATTTCTTCAGATTTGAAAGGCTTTTTGATCGGTGGccaaattaatatgaaatatgatcGGTGGCCAAATCAGTTTTGCTATTGAAGGCTTTGGAGAAGTCGAAATAGGAGCACACTCATCTTCGAGTGTGCTTACTACTGTAGACACGATAAGTGATACACCTAAGGTGCATTCTCCATGATCCTCTCGTACTAAGACCTTTTGTACAAAAGTTCCTTACTTTGTGCCTGTTTTTTTTGGAGGGGGTCGGTGagatttcttcaaatttgaaaggcTTTTTGATCGGTGGccaaataaatatgaaatatgataAAGGTCACATACCCGAGACCATTACCAAATTACGATACGAGTAAAGAAAGCATACAATTCTCGAGTcaaatcaaactttcttcataatctattaaaaatgggttttcaaGCATTTAATAAACGAATTTTAAACACTTAAAAAGTCATTCTAAACCGGTAGATATCCCGATTCCTAAGTTTACCCCAATGAAGAAAGAAGCCAAGAAAACTGTGCATGTGTGAAGCAAGCCGAAGGTCATCATATAAACACAAAGTAGTGAGTCTGCCACATTTATAGTGGCTGCAAAAGAAGCATATCATCTAAACACAGCAGTCAATTTACACATCATAATAAATTCAACATCAacaacccttttttttttctctctttcttttcctcaaGAATTCTGCATACAAATGGAGGTCATTCTGCAGACACCTTAAGAGTAGAACAATGACGTTCTACGAGCAACACGACGTGCTTGCAACCCTTTCAGCAGGTCTGTCTAGAACCATCCCTGGTGTATTCTGTACCGGTTGCACTCGTGGTAATCTCTTTGCTGCATCGAAAAACAAGGAATCAAAATCAACTTTGTGAACCtttttgtgtgtgtatgtgtgtgtttGGGAGTGGGGTCAAGGGCAGGGACTTCTCTAACTTTGTGAACCTCCAGATAAAGAAGATGAATCtacttaatataaatttacttGTCCCAAGCTACGGGTTTGCTATCGCGACTTAATGAACCCAAACTCATGAAACTCGTGTCGGATATTGCatttataaatcaaaatcCCCATTGATAAAACAAATATGACACGGAATTCCTTAAGTCTATGATCCAGAGATATCGTAAGCATAAAAGAGAAATCTTGTTTCAGCTCATTTATTTCGGTAGGGGGGTGGGGGGCGGGGGGGCGGGGGCGGTCCTTTGAACTCATAGGTCCCAGTTACTAACCTATTTCATAGAAGATATCATTGACATTAGCAGCACTTTTTGCAGAGGTTTCCATGAAGAAAAGGCCATTCTCCTGCGCATACGTTTGAGCGTCCTGTACGATGCACAATTACACGAGCAACAATTGAACCAATTGTCACAGCTTAGTACAAAAATATCACAAAATTCCAACTAGAGAAGATCTTCACTAGCAGAAgtatacttttttatttgtatgaaATGCATCCCAGTTCAACAAAGTACTACAGAATAAAGAAAACTGGGGTTGGGAGTACTTGCCTCTGCAGCAACACTCCTAGAATCCAACATATCTGATTTATTCCCAGCTAAAGCCATGACCATATTCGGATTGCCTGATAAAAGGAGACGATCcaattggtaaaaaaaataaggtagACAGCTGCCACACTAATTTCACTTGCTAAAAGTTCACAGAATGTTCAATCCAGATGCTCTTCCAATGTAAATTTAGGCCACTTAACAGTAAGACTACCTTGTGCTTGAAGTTCTTGAACCCATTTTTTTGCCCGATCAAATGAAGCCTACAATCAAATAGAGGTTACACAAAAGAGTTGAGGtatgaaaaggaataaaaattgtaattcGATTACAGTAGTATATAAAAGGATGAATAATCAATCCCTAGTGAAGCCTCATATGTATAGAGTATGTCGCTTTTCAGAAGGGTAAGAACTCCTAAAAAAGCGTTACTCCTAGCTCCCCGCTCtaatacacacacacacacacaatcCCACTTCAGGTCATATACAAAACCCATCACAGTTTCCTTTATCAAGCACCACTATGACATGATTTATTAATCTCTAAGCCTCTTAATAACTTCACAAAAGCCCCCACTTGGTTAAGTGTTCAAAACATCAATTCTGTTAAAGTTTCCTTATCTAAAATGTAGAAACCTGTCCTTagcgtgttttaaaaaccttaaggggaagcccgaaagggaaagcccaaagagaacactatcggttagcggtgggcttgggcagttacaaatggtatcagagccagacaccgggtgatgtgccagcaaagaggctgagccccgaaggagggtggactagaggcggtgtgccagcaaggacgctgggccccgaagggggtggattgtgagatcccacatcggttggggaggagaacgaaacattctttataaaggtgtgaaaacctcttcctagaagatgcgttttaagaaccttgaggagaaactcaaaagggaaagcccaaagaggacaatatatgctagtggtggacttggaaCGTTACAACTTCTAAGTTCTTTTAGCAATTAATTATAAAGACAAAATGGTTGGTACTTAATTCATAGACATATAATAACACTTCTTTCATCCCGAACATATTTCACGGAAATGGCTGATGGCTTGTACAATGAATTTGAAGATGTAATGCCCAAGCacaattacaattattttgttctcaGACCATATGCAACCCATCAAGAGTTTTCAAacgccacttacttggttagtAATATCGTAGACGATAATAGCTGCAGCTGCACCCCTATAATACATTGGAGCCAAACTGTGGTATCTCTCCTGCCCAGCTGTGTCCCAGATTTCAAATTTCACAGTGGCATCATTTACAGCCAATGTTTGAGAGAAAAAGGCCGCACCGATCGTCGATTCCTACATAATTGaacaattaaaaagaatacatACAACCAAGACAGAAAgacatttcaaaaatttcaacagCCAAATCCAAATGGTTTATAATACAAACCTGAAACTCAACAAATTGCCCTTTAACAAAACGCAACACTAGACTCGACTTCCCAGCACCAACATCACCAAGAAGCACCTGAGCGAAAAACGAAAGTAAAATAAACTGGATTTCATATGTGTTGTTCCAAAATAGTTGTAGCTAAACATAGTCCATCCAGCCCCTTCCTTTTTCAACAAATAACATTCCATGTATGATAGCCATTGAAGTGAGACAATTGGATAGTAAAACAGGGGCAAGCATAATATGaggttaataaaatttatgatttaatttcaGAATTGGATAAAGAGGGGAAGAACATGTAAAAAAATctcgaaaaacaaaaagggatACCGTCTAATACAATTGATTGCTGAAACTAAGGGCAATAGTCACGATCCTACTGAACTATCTGCTAATTAAAATGCAGAGAATTAACTTAGATCACGACCGAATTATAAATTGGAAAGGGATTATCCCAACAATCATCAAAAGTTAATGATATATAGAGAATGCAAACAGAGATTTCATAATTACAACCAACAGATATACAATCAAACCAGAAAAAAATTCAGTTATTCgcgaacaaaacaaaaccctaGATCAGAATTCAGCCACAAATCAAGACTACCAAGGATTAAGCCAAATCGAATTGAcgatgaaaagaagaacaataatgAAAACCCAATTCcggaaaaggaaaatcaaagAGACCCACATCGCGATTCGGCATCAAAATCCGgacagaaaaaagaaatcaaacttTACGAATCAAAAAAGGGGAGAAAAGTCTCACTAATTTGGCATTAATGTTCTTGTTTCCGCTGGTGGCCATGGCCGTAAACCGCAATCGAGACAAAAATCGAAGAGAATCGTGGAAGAACAGGCGTTGACAGAACAAAAAGGGTTAAGAATGACGAAAAAGGAAATCAAAACAATCAAGACAGATGCCTATCTCTCTCTTGGAAGCAAAACAAACCCTCTTTTTTCCCTCCTCAAGATGAACAATAACAAGAACAACTCGATTACGCACGACAGcgattgaaaattaaatttatttcctttgcatttcctctctctttcttgtcACGTTTTTCTTTCCCCACtacaataaagttattttttaaatctaatttatattccataaaaattattatttattattttatcaattttaaaaaatattaaatatttaaaaccccaaattatattttaactcaaaattttatttttttatctaattaattcttttaaatttttaatttcctacccaataaatttattaatttaataaacttttccgagatttattaaattaattttcttacctaattaaactaaacttcaaaataatgaaaaaacgTTCACATTTCATAAACCACTCGAGATAAGCTCAATTTCAGAACCCTATTAACAATCCCGTCACTAAACTTCTCATACTTTCTaataaactataaattattttcgtccgttcttgaatttttaaaattttaaattaataaatgcattaaatataaaactgAATTTGGTATCTAagaaattcttaaattaaaaagtaaattgtaaaaaaaatatatatatgtatatatattttatttgtgaaaaatatttcacaaaaagaagttttattaattttttttagaaatttattaaatatttttatattaaattaagagTTGGGAGGAGAATTCTACGTTTCGTCGCTGCCGCGAACGCCACCTTCAGATTATCGCCGTCGAGGTATGTCTATCGCCGCCGTCCCATGTCGTCCACTTCTTCCCCCTTTCCCTCTCCTTTGTCTCTGCAACTATTGAAACTGCTGCTGTTGTCGCCTGTTCGTTATTCAAGGTCCATTGCCACCGTCCCGATAGCCTTGCCCATTGTcaacctcttttcttttcttttctgcaACCATCGATAATCGTCTATCTTTCGTCGTAGCAAATTGTTCTTGTTATTTCGTTtcggagttttttttttttttttttcttcttaaattgAAGTGCAGTAATTTCTCTGACAGTTCGGAGcattttcttctttcgttTTCTGCAGTAGGATTTAGAGGGTCTTCTTCTGTTCATTAGGAGTTCGGAAATTTAAATTATCGGAACGGAAGGAAAGAAGATATGTATAATTGTGAAAT
This genomic interval from Cucurbita pepo subsp. pepo cultivar mu-cu-16 chromosome LG20, ASM280686v2, whole genome shotgun sequence contains the following:
- the LOC111782935 gene encoding ras-related protein RABF2b-like isoform X1, which encodes MATSGNKNINAKLVLLGDVGAGKSSLVLRFVKGQFVEFQESTIGAAFFSQTLAVNDATVKFEIWDTAGQERYHSLAPMYYRGAAAAIIVYDITNQASFDRAKKWVQELQAQGNPNMVMALAGNKSDMLDSRSVAAEDAQTYAQENGLFFMETSAKSAANVNDIFYEIAKRLPRVQPVQNTPGMVLDRPAERVASTSCCS
- the LOC111782935 gene encoding ras-related protein RABF2b-like isoform X2 produces the protein MPNRDVLLGDVGAGKSSLVLRFVKGQFVEFQESTIGAAFFSQTLAVNDATVKFEIWDTAGQERYHSLAPMYYRGAAAAIIVYDITNQASFDRAKKWVQELQAQGNPNMVMALAGNKSDMLDSRSVAAEDAQTYAQENGLFFMETSAKSAANVNDIFYEIAKRLPRVQPVQNTPGMVLDRPAERVASTSCCS